The following are encoded together in the Zingiber officinale cultivar Zhangliang chromosome 8A, Zo_v1.1, whole genome shotgun sequence genome:
- the LOC122007902 gene encoding UPF0481 protein At3g47200-like: protein MENKDTTSTIHIDEWARELENKASYETQRQVRYQNSTIFKVSENLRSVQSEAYEPMIVSLGPYHYHKPHLQVTNQSKWLLLHKLREKDPEKSLRNYLKLVKEEEINVRNTYSEPPTDMCEKTFIEMMLSDCVFVIMIVWFWKKNKEGMKEIENSIFKNRQRSWRIVARDMLLLENQLPFFLLEALFNSAFPDKHGRLKKWVAQFFSGFVGDKMLEVPKDTKTIHHILHLFYLCIVPSNRSSNVVYVRPTIRHGPRMERVQTATQLEATGIKLEKKRNAMSFLDITFENGKGVLEIPRIRIDGDTNILLRNLIALEQCQKSTKCYEISTYAWVLSCIIDTDNDVELLHKKEIIIDRLSNTNEAVNLFSELCKEVVVDHRNYYISKVFKEVEKYLQMENSQM from the coding sequence ATGGAGAATAAAGATACTACTTCTACAATCCACATAGATGAATGGGCAAGAGAATTGGAAAATAAGGCAAGCTATGAAACACAAAGGCAAGTTAGGTATCAAAATTCAACAATCTTTAAAGTCTCAGAAAATTTGCGAAGTGTTCAGTCTGAAGCCTATGAACCAATGATCGTTTCGCTCGGACCTTACCACTATCATAAGCCTCACCTTCAAGTCACTAATCAGTCCAAGTGGCTCTTGCTCCACAAATTGCGGGAAAAGGACCCTGAAAAAAGTCTAAGGAACTATCTTAAACTTGTCAAGGAAGAAGAAATCAATGTGCGAAATACTTACTCAGAGCCGCCAACCGACATGTGTGAAAAAACATTCATCGAGATGATGTTGTCGGACTGTGTGTTTGTCATTATGATCGTGTGGTTTTGGAAGAAGAACAAAGAAGGAATGAAAGAAATAGAAAACTCGATCTTTAAGAACAGGCAACGATCATGGAGAATAGTGGCGCGAGACATGTTGCTATTAGAGAATCAACTGCCCTTTTTTTTGCTCGAGGCTTTGTTCAACTCCGCATTTCCTGATAAACACGGTAGGCTAAAGAAATGGGTGGCCCAATTCTTCAGTGGCTTTGTGGGTGATAAGATGCTAGAAGTACCCAAGGACACTAAGACAATTCATCACATTCTCcatcttttttatttatgtattgTGCCATCAAACAGAAGTAGCAATGTTGTTTATGTTCGACCAACGATACGTCATGGCCCGAGGATGGAACGGGTACAAACTGCGACTCAATTGGAAGCAACTGGAATAAAGCTCGAGAAGAAGCGAAATGCAATGTCTTTCTTAGATATCACATTCGAGAATGGGAAAGGGGTTTTAGAGATCCCCCGGATCAGGATTGATGGCGATACCAACATCCTCTTAAGGAACCTCATTGCATTGGAGCAGTGCCAAAAGAGCACTAAGTGCTATGAAATTTCGACCTATGCCTGGGTCTTATCTTGCATCATTGACACTGATAATGACGTTGAACTACTGCACAAGAAAGAGATCATCATCGACAGGCTTAGCAATACAAACGAAGCTGTCAATCTCTTCAGCGAGCTCTGCAAGGAGGTGGTGGTCGACCACAGAAACTACTACATTTCAAAGGTCTTCAAGGAGGTAGAAAAATATCTACAAATGGAAAATTCACAAATGTAG